The genomic window CGCCCAGTGTTTTAAGAATGACCCTACATTAGATATTATCTATACAGAGTTTAATCTTATTAGCGATGAGGGACATTCACTTGGTTATCAAAAATTTTGGTTTAATATGAGCACTTTAGCAGGGCAAACAAAAAGTGGCGATGAACTTTTACAAACGCTTTATGAACAAAAGGCTGTGCTTTTTACCTATACTTGGCAAGGAGCAATTGCAAAAAATCTTTTGCAGCAGTATGCAATAAAATTTTGTGAGGATATCTTTCATCAAGATATACTTTTTGGATTAAAATGCTTTAGCTACGCTAAAAAGGTATTTTTAAGCCCAAAACGATTTTATGACTACCGACAATCTTTGCTTTCAACTACAAGAGGGGGGGGGATATGAATAAATTTCTCAAAAGTGCCAAAAGTTATGCCATTACTGCTCATAAAATTGTTACTTTTAGTGAAAATGTTAAAAAATATGTGAGCAATGAAACCTATGCTTTTTATTACCGTTGTATTCGCACCTTGCTTAAACGCATAATGCGCATTTTAAATAACCTACCTTGGAGTGATGAAAAAGCTGATATTATTCAAAGCATTAAACCCCTTTATACCTATGCACCTTATCGCACAAAATTTTCAATGAATTTTCCACACTTTAGTGCCTTTGCTACAAAAGCACTCTCTTATCTTAAATTTAAAAAGGACTAATATGCCTCTTTCACTTCTACAAGAGCTCATCAAGCGTCCAAGTATCACACCTCAAGAATGCGGGATTTATGAGATTATCCTTGATAAATTAAATTCTCTCATACAAAAGGAACATATTGATACATTCATCATTGAGCAAGAAAAAGAGGGGGTAAAAAATCTCTTTTATCTTATTGCACCTAAAGGTGCAGACAAATCAAATCTGCATCATTTTTGTTTTGCAGGACATATTGATGTTGTGCCAACGGGAGAGGGTTGGGAGTTTGAACCATTTTGTGGGACACAAGATGAAAAGTATATCTATGGACGAGGCACACAAGATATGAAAGGAGGCGTAAGTGCCTTTATATGTGCCGTTTGTAATATTTTAGAATTCCATAATACTTCTTCATTACCCATTATGCTCTCAATCCTTCTTACAAGTGATGAAGAAGGAGAGGGAATCTATGGCACAAAGTTTATGCTTGAAGAGCTTAAAAAACGCGATTTGCTTCCTCATAGCTGCATTGTCGCAGAACCTACAAGCATAAATCGCACAGGCGATATGCTTAAAATCGGTAGACGTGGCTCAATCAATGGCACACTCATCATTGAAGGCAAACAAGGACACGTCGCCTATCCACAAAAATGTATCAATCCCATAGAACTATTAGGGAGCAAGCTTGGTGCATTAGCAGGCATAGAATTAGATAATGGGGATTCTCATTTTGCGCCGAGCAAACTTGTAATTACCGATATTCGAAGCGGTATGGAAGTTGTAAATGTAACACCACAGAATCTCAAAATAATGTTTAATGTGCGTAACTCACCTTTAAGCAATGAAGATTCTATTCGCACATACATTAAGGAAGTTTTTAAAGAAATCCCTTATGAGCTTTCTTTAAAAACAAATTCCTTGCCATTTATTACAGATTCTCAAAGTGCGCTGATTGCCTTACTCCGTGAGAGTATTAAGCGCGTAGCCGATATTACTCCCTCTTTAAGCACAAGTGGTGGCACGAGTGATGCACGATTTTTTGCACAATACGGCATAGATGTCGTAGAACTTGGTGTGCCAAATGATAAAATCCATGCCATCAACGAGCGCGTGAAAATAAGTGATGTTTCCACATTGCACGATGTTTTTGTAGATTTTTTGCAATCATACATAAAGAGTGCTAAAAATCCGCACAACGCACCGCTTGTGTGAAAACATAAGAGGTAAATTTATAAAGGAGTGACAATGGCAATTATTGGCAAACTTACACATTTAGATTGGTTTTTTAAAGCATACCCTGCACTCAATGAGGCAAGGGAATATATGCTTAATGCGCTAGATTCTACAAATGAGATTCACAAAAGAATCATAAGTCTTAAGTTAGAAAATGAGGAGCGCAAAGAAATAACTTATCCACTCTCGCAAAATGTCCGTGCAATCGAGCAAACCTATCGTTTAAAAAGCGCGAAAAATGCCTTTTTTGAAACGCATCGTGCTTTTATTGATTTTCAGCTTGTAGTTGAGGGCTATGAGTTTATGAGGATTGGCGATAGAGAGAGCTTCGAGGTGCAAATCCCCTATGATGAGCGCAAGGATTTAATCGTATATAACAACCTTTTTCCGCATTTCTATACAGAATCTAGCACTTTAAATAAAAATCTGCTAAAATCTCAATCAAAGCTCCCGCTAAAAACAGATTCACACATACCTTATCGCACAAATTTACTTTTACGCGCTGGAGATTTGGCGATATTTTTTCCCGAAGATACTCACGCGGGAGGCTTAGAGCTAAGCAAAGATTCAAATAGCAATACAAGCCCTACATCTCAATATGCACAAGTCAAAAAAAGTGTGCTTAAAGTGCCTGTATGTCTGCTTGGTTTATAGCATTATTCAATCTCGTTTTGCCCTTAAAATATGTCCCAAAAACAAAAGCGCGTTTGCAATGAAAAGCTTTTAGATTCTAAATTTATAGAATCTAAAAGCCTCATATTCCTAAGATATTAAAACTTTATAAGTGCGAGAAACTCCTGCTCATTGAGCGTTTTTACACCTAGAGATTGTGCTTTTTCCAATTTGCTCCCCGCCTTGTCTCCATAAATCACAAAATCCGTCTTTTTACTCACGCTTGAGGCAATTTTTGCACCCTTAGATTCTAAAAGTGCGCTTATCTCATCTCTAGGGCTAGAAAGCGTGCCTGTAAGCACAATCGTTTTATTGTAAAAAGTATGATTTTTGTCATATGTGATAATCTCCACGCAAGGAGTGATGATAGATATTAACTCCTCTATAAGTGCCTTATTTGCGACATTAAACTCTACAAGTGAGCGTGCCATTTCCTCGCCAAAACCATCTAGTGAGAGTATAGAATCTAACTCTAGTTTAAAAGTATCTAGCCCAAAATGTTGAGCGAGTTTCTTACTCGCACCCTCGCCGATATGCTCGATTCCAAGCGCATTGATAAAACGCCATAGCTCCACGCCTATGGTATCTCGTATAGAATCTATAAGATTTTGAGCGCGTTTTTCTTTCCAGCCTTCAAGTTTAAGGAGTTGCTCCAAAGTTAAACTATAAATATCCTTAATGCTTCGTATCATCGCATTTTCGTAGAGTTGGATAACGATTTTTTCACCCAATCCGTCAATATTAAGTGCCTTTTTAGAGGCAAAGTGAATAATAGATTCTATCACCCTAGCTTCACAGCTAAGATTTTGGCATTTGATGAAAATCTCCTCAATCAACAATTCCTCGCCACACACAGGGCAATGTGTAGGTTTAGTAATGGGCTTTTGTGAGCCATCACGCAATGCGGTAAGGGGCTTTATGATTTTAGGTATCACATCGCCACTGCGGATAATAATCACTTCATCGCCTAAACGAATGTCTTTGCGCTCAATTTCACTAAAGTTGTGTAAAGTTGCGCGCGAAATCATCGCTCCCTCAATCTCCACGGGCTTAAGCTCCGCCACAGGCGTGATAAGTCCTGTGCGTCCTACTTGTAAAGTTACAGATAGAATCTTAGAGCTTTTCTCCACTGCGGGAAATTTATACGCACAAGCAAAACGAGGTGATTTTATCGTCCAGCCAAGCTCCTGCTGCAAGGCAATCTCATCAAGCATAATCACCATACCATCAAGCATTATGGGATAATTATTGCGTTTTGAAACAAGCTCACGATACAATGTTGTAATCTCCTCCATATTCTTGCAATGGCGCAAAAAAGGCACAGGTGCAAAGCCGAAATTCCCTATCTCCTGTAATGCCGCATAGAAACTAGAAAATTTCTCAAGCCCCGCGCCAATACCCCAAGGCATAAAGCGCAGTTTGCGTTTGGCTGTGATTTTAGAATCTAGCTGTCTTAAGCTTCCTGCTGCGGCATTGCGTGGGTTTGCAAAAAGGCTAAGATTCTGTTCTAATCGCTCGTTATTTATCGCCTCAAAATCATCTTTTGTGATGATAACTTCCCCGCGCACCTCAATGTCATCTTTAAATGCAATCTCAAGCGGCACACTTTGAATCGTCCTCGCATTTTGTGTTACAAGCTCCCCTTCTATGCCATTTCCTCTTGTAGTGGCACTTATGAGTTTTCCACCACGATAAAGGAGGTTAAGACTTGCCCCATCAAATTTAGGAGAGCAAGTAAAAGTCGCTTGGGCTCGGCTTTTATAGATTCTTTGAATCCACGCACTCAAATCCTCATCATTAAACATATCATCTAAACTCCACATACGCACCAAATGCGTATTTTTGCTAAAAGATTCTAAAGGTGTATCGCCTACGCGCTGTGTGGGGGAGCTGGGGTCCATAAGAGCGGGATTAGTCTTTTCAAACTCTAGCACCTTGTGATAGAGTGTGTCATATTGTTCGTCAGTGGCAATTGGCTCATCAAGCACATAATAATGGTATGCCATTTTTTTGAGAATCTGCACTTGGCTTTTATACTCATCTTTTGTTGTAACAATATCCACGCGATTTATCCTTAAATTTTGAAGTTTATAATGCTTATTTTATGTATTTTGCGATAGAATTGTATCATTTTAGTTTTAAGTTTTGGAGGTAGGCTTTGGCAAAAGCACAAGAATCAATCGACAAAACCACTTCGCTCCACCTCAACA from Helicobacter typhlonius includes these protein-coding regions:
- a CDS encoding glycosyltransferase translates to MSKNTPLFSIIVPIYNVQSYLKECLDSLLEQSYKDFEIILINDGSTDKSGEIAQTYAESHSFITLVHQNNAGQSIARNEGLKKAKGQYIVFVDSDDRIDSKALEYYAQCFKNDPTLDIIYTEFNLISDEGHSLGYQKFWFNMSTLAGQTKSGDELLQTLYEQKAVLFTYTWQGAIAKNLLQQYAIKFCEDIFHQDILFGLKCFSYAKKVFLSPKRFYDYRQSLLSTTRGGGI
- the dapE gene encoding succinyl-diaminopimelate desuccinylase gives rise to the protein MPLSLLQELIKRPSITPQECGIYEIILDKLNSLIQKEHIDTFIIEQEKEGVKNLFYLIAPKGADKSNLHHFCFAGHIDVVPTGEGWEFEPFCGTQDEKYIYGRGTQDMKGGVSAFICAVCNILEFHNTSSLPIMLSILLTSDEEGEGIYGTKFMLEELKKRDLLPHSCIVAEPTSINRTGDMLKIGRRGSINGTLIIEGKQGHVAYPQKCINPIELLGSKLGALAGIELDNGDSHFAPSKLVITDIRSGMEVVNVTPQNLKIMFNVRNSPLSNEDSIRTYIKEVFKEIPYELSLKTNSLPFITDSQSALIALLRESIKRVADITPSLSTSGGTSDARFFAQYGIDVVELGVPNDKIHAINERVKISDVSTLHDVFVDFLQSYIKSAKNPHNAPLV
- a CDS encoding YhcH/YjgK/YiaL family protein, whose amino-acid sequence is MAIIGKLTHLDWFFKAYPALNEAREYMLNALDSTNEIHKRIISLKLENEERKEITYPLSQNVRAIEQTYRLKSAKNAFFETHRAFIDFQLVVEGYEFMRIGDRESFEVQIPYDERKDLIVYNNLFPHFYTESSTLNKNLLKSQSKLPLKTDSHIPYRTNLLLRAGDLAIFFPEDTHAGGLELSKDSNSNTSPTSQYAQVKKSVLKVPVCLLGL
- the ligA gene encoding NAD-dependent DNA ligase LigA, which gives rise to MVTTKDEYKSQVQILKKMAYHYYVLDEPIATDEQYDTLYHKVLEFEKTNPALMDPSSPTQRVGDTPLESFSKNTHLVRMWSLDDMFNDEDLSAWIQRIYKSRAQATFTCSPKFDGASLNLLYRGGKLISATTRGNGIEGELVTQNARTIQSVPLEIAFKDDIEVRGEVIITKDDFEAINNERLEQNLSLFANPRNAAAGSLRQLDSKITAKRKLRFMPWGIGAGLEKFSSFYAALQEIGNFGFAPVPFLRHCKNMEEITTLYRELVSKRNNYPIMLDGMVIMLDEIALQQELGWTIKSPRFACAYKFPAVEKSSKILSVTLQVGRTGLITPVAELKPVEIEGAMISRATLHNFSEIERKDIRLGDEVIIIRSGDVIPKIIKPLTALRDGSQKPITKPTHCPVCGEELLIEEIFIKCQNLSCEARVIESIIHFASKKALNIDGLGEKIVIQLYENAMIRSIKDIYSLTLEQLLKLEGWKEKRAQNLIDSIRDTIGVELWRFINALGIEHIGEGASKKLAQHFGLDTFKLELDSILSLDGFGEEMARSLVEFNVANKALIEELISIITPCVEIITYDKNHTFYNKTIVLTGTLSSPRDEISALLESKGAKIASSVSKKTDFVIYGDKAGSKLEKAQSLGVKTLNEQEFLALIKF